The Xenopus laevis strain J_2021 chromosome 7S, Xenopus_laevis_v10.1, whole genome shotgun sequence genome includes a window with the following:
- the sbk1l2.S gene encoding serine/threonine-protein kinase SBK1: protein MNLNERRRSEILLEEMLLLTAQNLPEVEMKDNYTILKELGNGSYGHVLLAMNQSQGNLMALKFMQKSITDLHVFLGEYCVSLILAAHPCIIGTFGIAFQTDSHYVFAQELAVDNLFSLMKPQIGVPEMTVKRCAIQLSSALEYMHIKGLVHRDIKPENILIFDQECRQVKLTDFGLTCTKGTSVESLPENLPYTAPEMCKLGALDRLIVQTSLDVWSFGVLLFCILTGYFPWNSAVPTDKNYSAYTKWHRSSRIFKLPMQWNVLTTEALEMLRKMLVLEPTKRCTPNEVMNCLKTPWKINLENKNGNASRGKLDNSNYLGDKLDNKNIRRRAR, encoded by the exons ATGAATCTGAACGAAAGAAGGAGGAGtgagattctgctggaggagatgTTGCTACTGACTGCCCAGAACCTACCTGAAGTAGAAATGAAGGATAACTACACAATTCTCAAGGAGCTGGGCAATGGCTCCTACGGTCATGTGCTTCTAGCAATGAACCAGTCACAAG gAAATCTAATGGCGCTGAAGTTTATGCAGAAGAGCATAACAGATCTTCATGTTTTTCTTGGGGAATATTGTGTCTCACTAATCCTGGCAGCTCACCCGTGCATTATTGGGACCTTCGGCATTGCCTTTCAGACTGACAGCCATTATGTTTTTGCCCAAGAGTTGGCAGTGGACAACCTCTTCTCCCTCATGAAACCTCAG ATTGGAGTGCCTGAGATGACAGTTAAACGCTGTGCAATCCAACTTTCCAGTGCTTTGGAGTATATGCATATAAAAGGACTGGTTCACCGTGATATAAAACCTGAAAACATCCTTATTTTTGACCAGGAATGTCGCCAGGTCAAGCTGACTGACTTTGGACTCACTTGCACTAAGGGCACCTCAGTGGAATCTCTGCCTGAGAACCTGCCTTATACAGCACCAGAAATGTGCAAACTGGGTGCTTTGGACAGACTGATTGTGCAAACCAGCCTTGATGTTTGGTCTTTTGGGGTGCTCTTGTTCTGTATCTTGACTGGATACTTTCCTTGGAACTCTGCAGTGCCAACAGATAAAAATTATTCAGCTTACACCAAGTGGCACAGAAGCAGCAGGATCTTTAAGCTTCCCATGCAGTGGAACGTCCTTACTACAGAGGCTCTAGAGATGTTAAGGAAGATGCTTGTCCTAGAACCAACAAAAAGGTGCACCCCTAACGAAGTCATGAACTGTCTCAAGACACCATGGAAAATTAACCTTGAGAATAAAAATGGGAATGCCAGCAGAGGGAAGTTGGACAATTCCAATTATTTAGGAGATAAACTGGACAACAAAAATATTAGGAGGAGGGCAAGATGA